Within the Papaver somniferum cultivar HN1 unplaced genomic scaffold, ASM357369v1 unplaced-scaffold_132, whole genome shotgun sequence genome, the region GTTATGATGCACATATCCActcaaattatttattttattttcgatagaaacatatttttttaataaatgaaaTTTCTATGAAAATGTCCTAaaatagagaaaaatatagaaaaatCATTAAAAGAAGATAGACAACCTTAAATTTACCATTGGATGTATTTTTTCTCCCCGTCTTCATCGGGCTCTTTCAGTGCAACTCGAGAGGATAGATACTTTCACCTGAGACTTTCAAACATTAATCGTAAAATTGGACCAAAATCATTACAGGCTCCTTAATGACAATAAATACCccctaaataaaataaaataaaaacacttTACTCTTGTACTTTTATTTAAAACGATACTTTTAAGGGCATTTCAGTCAGTTAAAATTATTACAACTTTTTTCATTCTTATATATATTCCCTATAGATTAAGGCAATGAAAATCAAACTGTAAGTTTAGTTGTATACTTTGAGGTGAAAAATAATATTTGGAGAGATGGCAGAGAGTTCAAtcccaatttcatccagttcaACATCGCCGGACAATTCAAACCGGAGACCTAGTTCGGTTCTTAAACTCTTCGGGTTCTCGGTCTCCGAACAAGAAGAAACACAAAACTTGTCGGAAAATAGAGATAACAGGAAATTTGAGTGTCAATATTGCCGTAGAGAGTTTGCGAATTCGCAAGCATTAGGTGGACACCAAAATGCGCATAAGAAAGAGAGACAAAGGGCGAAACGAGCGCAGTTTCAAAGTATTCGAAGGTTTTCAAGCGGATCACCGATACTTACTTCACATGGAGTCCGACCAGGACCATTCCTTTACTCAAGTGGTGGTGCACCTGCCGGTATGAACCCCGGAGCAGGCGGTGGTGGCGCTCCTCGGTTTCATACACCCATGTCAACAGAATACTATGCACCACAATCACCTCATCTACATAATCATCAAATGTTTCCATCTTCTGCACCTCAAGCACCTTCTTGGTTCTATGTTCCTCATCATCGGCCGCAAACGTATATCGTTGTTAATGAGATTGATACCGGTAACTATAGCAGCAACACGATGCTTTCTTCGTCCGGAAATGAATTTGCTGGAAGGAATTCAGAAGTGATTGATGTTGGAATTGATTTGCATCTTAGTCTCGGTCCTTGTACTCCTCGATGATGAACTAGCTCTTTTTTTCTCCTTCACATCTTCTATTTAATTAGATAGtacaaatattattttatatttttcttgtaATACTTTGAATgtaaattttattcttatttttttcgAGTATTTTTTTTAGGTAGAGAAGAGATTGTTTTTATGTTTCGATTTTAATAGTACACATTTCGTTTGAGAATTTGCCTCACATTATAGTTTCCCGAGCAATAAATTTATGTCCTCTCATAGTCTATTCTAAATGAGCTTTCAAATTGCAAATTAGCCGGCTAAACAACACATCTACATTAATTAACAGACCAAGCGTCATGGAACAGAAACTATGTGTCCGCTCCACCACTTGAGAGAAGTGCTCAACTTCCAACTGTTTCTCTTTGTTCTTGGCTTCCCAGCACAAGAATCAGGAATTATCCCTGTAACATTGGTATGTACTACTGGGGACTATTATCACTGTACTAGTATCACTTTCGATAAGCAAGGACTTGGAATTCAATCGTCATTAGCTAGTGTGGTATGCCACACATGCATGCGTAGACTAGTATACTATTTTAAGAGGGGCGGACTGGAGTATTGTCATTGTTTTGTTATTGTTAAATGAAAGTAAGTGGAAGTACATGATCTCATGTTAACACCGAGTGACTGAAAACTAGGGGCACGCCGCGCTCTTCTTAGCCAATGAAATGAGGGTCCACTGCTTAGTGGAAAGCAAGCACCACAATGCTGTCCATTGGACAGTTTTCGGTAGCTAAGCCCTGGTAGATCTTGCCAACGGAATACCAAATTCTTTGTTATCCGTAACTGGACTGGAGTTTACATctcaattcctttttctttttgaattggAAACGAGAATTTTATTCAAGAAAAAAAGACTCCAATACATGTTTCTGTTCTCGGGTATTAAGAGAAACCAACCAGTCAGGAAGATTATGttatgggaaaattaggcgcatgcccaataaaataatatttttattgctaggtccacaattaattttaggtaccgtcaTACCCAaaattatctgaaattattaagaatcaatacataactcgttatgcataatatttttcaggcataactcgttatgcagcctaatttttcagcgGTATagttggcaacgcaacttggatataagatATCTAAAAATcagcgccttggaattttacaaattttatatcattggaaatctttttaagagagcttcacaacgagtacaaacaacaatattaaatttttatttttcacgaaaaaatcggaggtgatcataaTTTTAGGGaagaatttcgaaaactgactacatattcgttatgcagactccaaaaaagatgcataacacattatgcagacgcatcaCGAGTTACGCAACCATTTTTTCTTCTgcgtaacaagttatgcatctataacacgttatgtagccattgttttggttgattttagtgcgtacaaaaaaattgatgcataaggcgttatgcagccatatttaaggatgcatatcagGCTATGCATCTATTTTTCGATGCATAAaatattatgcaacaattttctcgatgcataatgcattatgcaaccgTATTTTGGATGCacatcaggttatgcatccattttctcgactgcatgatgcattatgcatcaattttcaatttcacacaaaataacaaagatgccggataatgtgttatgcatccattttatcACCAACTCCTTTGCCATGTCATTCCACATTCATATCACATGAACTTCTGCCATCAAATCAACTCTGCATTTGCAATCCGTACCTGCAGTTCCCCATAATTTCAGCTACCTTCACTGCACCATTTCCTGCATCACAACACCACTAGTGTACAACTACCAATTTCAGTTCCCTTTTTCATCGTCTCTCATCCATACCACCCGAATCACCATCTTCCCATCTGCAACAACACCAGCTAGTCCATTACAACAGCAACACAGACTCCGTCAAAAACCCATTTTACCAGCAACCATTTCCATCTCAAAACAACATCCGTAACAGCTTCATCTTTGCACTCTCAGCTGCCAACAATCAACAACTCATTCATgataaaacctaaaactaaatTTCCGATGAAGAAAAAAGCAAAAATTCAAACAACAAGTAAAAATCAACAAACTTCTACATTTTTGACTACAAAGTATCCAAAAAAATATCACTAACTCTCAACAAAAACAAATCAATTAATCTCCAATAACAACCGAATCAATAATTACATCATCGATTACAATCTTCAATTACAGAATTACAAAAATATAAATATTTGAAAAGAATCCAAGGAAATAAGACATACCGACTCCAGGATCTGTATCGATGATGATCTTATCAAGTTTAGAAGGAAATCCCAAGCATCTCAAAACACCATATAAACTAAATCTTCAGAGACATCTCAAATATTTTGTAatctctcaaatcatcaaaccCATCTCCTAAGTCAAACAGATTCCTCCATCTTCATACagattcaaaccctaaattccaaCTCAAATCTCCCCCATCGTCTTGAATCGATAACAGTTAACATCATCATCTCGATCAATTTCTGACTAAatcattatcttcatcttctcagtttcatgaatctGCCAAAACCCCCTTCAATTTCTTTTCGAATTGCTCTCGACATTCATCAGCTCTAACCCTCAGGCGCCTTTATCTTTTCTCTTGGTTTCAGCTGAGGTAAAACTAATGATAAAAGAGCAataacagagaaaaggaattgaagaagaagaagaaaaaagaatgaaaCAAAATTTTATAAACTATGGGTTTGTGAATAATTTTCTTCTAGAAAATGGGTGCGttctgagcgtgggtttcacagtggaaaaatctgggagaatgggtttccctgtagttttcacttatgTTGATCTCAGCAGACACTGCCCGGTTCTGAAGGGTGGCTCCCTGGGCTCGAGCACAAGGCGGATTTTTGGTTTGTTGGGCTATAGTTTTGGTGGCCCAATTTTTTTATCAGCAGAAAAGTTGTACATGATCGATCCTAATCATTTTTTTTGATACGAAAACACCTTATGTTAAGCAAACTTAATTTGCATAACTTAAGCTGATAGATTGTTGATCCTCCCAGAGAActtttctgaaattttctggGATATTACAAGAGTATTCAAAAGAGGATCTATCAGTTTTAGAAGTTTTAGCTATTAGATGAGCAGCATTATTAGCTGTTCTCTTTACATGACTTGCTAAAATCTAAGAAAAGCAAGAAAATCTGGAGAGTAGATGCCTTATATCTTCAATGATGCCAAAATTGTTCCACTGAACTGAAGAGTTTGTGCTGTTGATAGAGTTAATTACATTCAGATTGTCACTTTCCAAAATAACTTGTTGAAGATTGCAATGTCTAGCCCATAATATAGCTTCTTTCATGGCAAGACATTCTGCATTTTCTGGATCTATTCCTCCATTAAAGTATCTCCCTCTGATGGCTCTGCAACTGCTTGTTGAATCACGAATGATTAGCCCAATAGCATATTCAGAAGTGTCATAATCAAAAGCAGCATCAATATTGATTAACGCCACTGGATGGTGGAATCCCCACTTGcttctttttctgtttttctAAAGAAGTAACAGCTACACATTGATTTACCATGTACTTGATTGAATGAAGCGTAAAGAGAAGATTCTGATTTTTGTTCTCAAAAACTTTAGCGCGTCTATTCTTCCAGATAAACCATGCAGTAGACATAAGAGTTATGACCCGATGATTCCAAGAAAATTTATCTATATCATTAGTGAAGTTAAACCAGCTATATATCCAGTCACCCACTTCGATATTTCGACTTTCTAAACTAGCAGTATTCACATTCATCGCAAGCCATAGAGATTTAGAATGATCGCATTGAATAAACAGATGTTGCAGAGTTTCCTCGGCTTGAGAACAACGTGGACAAATTGGATCTATACCAGGTTTATATTTGCTTAACTCAACTCTAGTTGGTACAATTCTCTTCAAATACTTCCATATGAACAATTTCACCTTGTGTGGAGCTTGCAATTTCCATAGTTTAACCCAGTTAGTATGTATAGTACTTCTAGTACTTGAGTCTGAGTCAGGAGAGTCGGTTAAAGCTCTATAAGTATCTTTAACTGTGAAATCTCCAGTTCTACTAGGCTCCCATATTAACTTATCTGAACCATGCTGACTTACATACATTCTCAAGATTAAGAACGCAATATCATCAGTAAATAAATCCACTATGAGTTGTTCATTCCATCTTCTTGGATTTTGTAACATGAGATTTGAAACATAAACAATCCTAGTAGGTTCCCTAAAGGAGTCTCTTGGAGTTGGAGGTGAATCAAGACCTATTACCTACTTATCATACCAAACTAAAATTCTTTCCCCATTCCTTACATCCCACCTGTGAAATTTTTTAACATAATAAAGTCCTAATTCCAAacctttccagatccaagaagAATTGTAAGGAGACTCTTCAAGATGTAAGAAGCTACAGTAAGGAGAATATTTATCCTTCATAATTTGCACCCACTGCCTGTTATCTTCAGTACAAAGTCTCCAAGCAAGTTTAACTAAGAGTGCAATATTAAACTTTTCTAAGTTTCTGAATCTCAGTCCTCCTTCATTCATAGAAGAACAAAGAGAATTCCAAGACACCAAATTTGCTCCTCTGTTAGACTTATGACCCCACCAAAATTTTCTCTGAGCAGAATCTAATTTACTAATTAATGTTTTAGGTAGTTTGAAACTACTCATATAATGTGTCGGAATCGAGTTCAGAACAGACTTTACTAAAG harbors:
- the LOC113332775 gene encoding zinc finger protein 6-like — encoded protein: MAESSIPISSSSTSPDNSNRRPSSVLKLFGFSVSEQEETQNLSENRDNRKFECQYCRREFANSQALGGHQNAHKKERQRAKRAQFQSIRRFSSGSPILTSHGVRPGPFLYSSGGAPAGMNPGAGGGGAPRFHTPMSTEYYAPQSPHLHNHQMFPSSAPQAPSWFYVPHHRPQTYIVVNEIDTGNYSSNTMLSSSGNEFAGRNSEVIDVGIDLHLSLGPCTPR